The following are from one region of the Salvia hispanica cultivar TCC Black 2014 chromosome 1, UniMelb_Shisp_WGS_1.0, whole genome shotgun sequence genome:
- the LOC125191690 gene encoding glutathione S-transferase T3-like has translation MSGDGNSSGGGSGGRGRRRSVGFDLNSFDDWASMYKLFGQAETLALYDAWISVSYDPVVGNQQTHKCFWEKVTDLYNARRPTTTVRRNVKMLRSHWDRTDKDVKKFCAIYRGEEANYQSGASGADILRAALRVFKDDVGKDFKLVDVWSQVHHLDRWAGGVESASGSKRMKRTARGHYSSSDGGEGNTSREGTPTDDVGGY, from the exons atgtccggcGATGGAAACTCCAGCGGCGGCGGCTCGGGCGGCCGCGGCAGGCGGCGCTCCGTCGGGTTCGACTTGAACTCGTTCGACGATTGGGCGAGCATGTACAAACTTTTTGG CCAAGCCGAGACGTTGGCTTTGTACGACGCTTGGATCAGCGTCTCGTACGATCCTGtcgtcgggaatcaacaaacccaCAAGTGCTTTTGGGAAAAAGTCACCGACCTTTACAACGCCCGAAGGCCGACGACTACCGTTCGCCGcaacgtgaagatgctccgcaGTCATTGGGACCGAACGgacaaagatgtcaaaaaattttgcGCGATATACAGGGGAGAAGAGGCGAATTATCAGAGCGGAGCCAGTGGAGCCGACATTCTGAGAGCGGCGTTGCGGGTCTTCAAAGACGACGTCGGCAAAGATTTCAAGCTTGTCGATGTTTGGTCGCAAGTCCACCACCTTGACAGGTGGGCTGGCGGTGTCGAGTCGGCCTCGGGCTCGAAACGCATGAAGCGCACGGCGCGTGGCcactactcgtctagtgatggCGGCGAAGGCAACACCTCACGTGAGGGCACGCCAACCGATGATGTAGGGGG CTACTGA